taatttattacaacGCACATGTAGAAATGGAGCCCCCGTCAACAGACAGCAATCCTGCACAAGGtaaatattaataattataaggttaaCAATTTGTACCAGCTATTGATAAATCCTTTCCTAGACGACGCAAGTGACGACACAAGTGGTCCAAGCAACTCGTCACACGGTTTGTGCAATGTTATGAAGTACAAATACAATCAGTTCGACTTAATTTACAAAACATTAAATTATAATGTTACCTTGtttcatattaattataaattatagaccAAGGAACAAGTACAGCAGTCATTCAGTGTTAGGTAGTGCCAGACCATCAAACCATCGCCTTGTCCATCCATATATACACAACCATTAACCTACGTAGGGAGATAAAAGACTTGCTACACaacatagctatagctactcatctgtaaATTGCAGCCATTCAGTGTTAGGTAGTGCCAGACCATCACCCTACGTAGGGAGATAAAAGACTTGCTACTCATCTGtatgtatgctgttacagtggctcctccacaaccatcaacctacacagagagcatgagagacttgtcacacaacatagctagctactcatctgtgtgtatgctgttacagtggcttcTCCACACACaaatcaacctacacagagagcatgagagacactgtacacaatggagctactTATCTTTTGCTGTGAAGAGACATCCACCTACACACCATAGAAGCCAGCCGTTGATGTCTCCATAGCTGCACACAAAACAATTGAGAGACACTATAAATGATAGTAGTGGGCGGTGAGATCTGAGCCCCTCCCCAACATCTCCagtcaagccccacccccttcagtacctgcaatacattatacagtgatgaggttagtaatcctccctgggtcccagagcagcatggcttgtctgtacctgggggagagaggagacaaaagcagtgagagaatggaacactagtacagtagctagtaggaggagctgtgtgtgtgtgcattgtggctgcaagagatgcatggttacattgagagcagcagttcaaacaaaaccatccactccacacaatacaataccagccaatcaccaccacagctgaCAACCATCATCCTAGTattatcaatacacacacaatacataattataacaccagaCAACAAAATTACACCCATAGCTGTTTGTGCTGTGCAGAGAAGAGATGAGAAATTCCCACAACCACAAATCAATTCAACAGCGAAGACCACCAATTAATTCAGATCATTATTATCATCTTAATACCAGACCTTGAatgaatgcactcctgaccaGACAAATCATTATAATCAAATCACACATCATCACCAAACCAGACTGTGCAACAAAATTTCCCAACCCCACAACAACCACACACATAAATGAAAGGTGTCAATTTGGCATGCAAACGCGTGTCAAACTGCTTTCCCAAAAATTAACACACTAACACGGGTGTCAAATTAATATATGTCATTTTTACTGTGTCAAAACTGAAACATGCTGTAACTTTTGGTGTGTCGAACAGAGGTATGTCATTTTAAAACGTCACGGTTACAAGAATATGACCATATAAATAAAAATACACAAAAGGAACGCCGGAATTATACATAAATATCAAGTAAAACTGAATataacataatcataattgaTACAGTCGGTAACTAACTCGGTAATAACTTGGTAACAGTAAATGTACAGTTGGGGTAACTAATGTTGATCTAGCAAGTTTATGAATGATGAGTATACCTCactgttttttttacagatgTCTCTTTCACACCCATCAACACTTCCTGTATGAAGAGAAGGAGACCAGAGGCAGGTGATGGCTTGGGGTAACTGACGTAGAAGGCGTAGTATGTTGCAAACAAGCTGATAACCGAGTCAATGACACTGTCGCCCAATACTTCAAAGAGAACCTTTCCTTCACCAAGGATGAACGCTTGCATGCCATTCATGCTCTTGTCAGCAAAAATTGCAAGCCTTGGCTCTGGAAAGGTCTTTTCAGCTGTCACTTCCTCAATATCAGTCCCGACCTGCAACAAATAAGAGTTAAATTTGAGGTGCATGCTTCCACAATAATGACGCATGAAAGGAATTACAGTGTTACTGCCTCCGTAtatatagccggtaattttcgggagacaaaatatttgattaccggctataattatgcgtataTATACGTTGTTGTTTTTACTTACTTGATACAAAGTAAAAGCAGCTGCAGCTTTAGAGGCTACTCCTGCGGGCCTGAGTTGTGTGTCAATGAACAGAAGTGCCTTGTAGCTCCGAGTTTCTTCAGAGTCAGTGGGCACTTCACCATCCATCTGCAGCAGAGTTGGAACAATCTTAGTCCAAGAATCTCTGATTCGAGAGATGGATTCCTCCCCACACATTAGCGTGAACTCCAACAGCACCTATAACATTTCAAGACTCAATAAATAACCAAGAAAACAttaggtgtataattatggttaaatAAACAATTTAAAGAGCTAACGCACTTACCCATTGATTTCTTGTGAAGAAAGGATATGTCAAAAGAAGAATTGACATCTTGTCACCTGAATCTCCAATTCTCTTCCTTCTTTGTTGGTGCGTCTCCCTTATTAACTGTGTAATTGCTGCGTTGTTAGGCGCTTTCTTGGTGAATTGGTCGCACAACCGACCGTGGTTTCGATCGTATGCACATTCGTCCACACTGATAACGGAGTCTTGGCCAGGAGCGGCTTCAGCTGGCTTTGCTGCAATTATTTGCAATAAGTGCGCCTTTTCTGTCTTGAGAGGTTTGATTGCTGACGGTACTGACCTCCTTCTCCGATTTCGGAAGAACATAGTAACCTGTTGCTTCACtgtatgctgcatgcatgttgtatgattaattatagctataaaaatttgcaattatgtataattataatacatgcatgcattgttattattgtataatgcTCACCCAATAGCATCCGTCAATTACAATCTTGTTTCGTAGCTGCTCAAAGCTATTACACAAAACCTTAGCCATTTCGTCGTACTGATTTCCTTTCGGATTCGGGCAAAGACCATAATAGAAGAGGGAAGCTTCTCGTATTAATGCTAGTTTGTCTTTTCCGTAAATTTGTTTCGCTATTATTGCTCTGTTTACTCTCTCACTGAATACTGGTGGAAGTGGGCACGGAGTTGGTAGGGTCTTCGTAGGTGCTGCCAGCACCAGTGGGCAAGGAGTTGGTAGGGTCTTCGTAGGTGCTGCCAGCACTTCGTACTCTTCTGTCCGTGGCTTTTTAGCAGGTGGTTCAGCTGCTTCATCACTTCTTGCAGGCAGCATTGCTAGAGGATAGTTGGCCACAGCTTCGTCCTCAAAATCCCCCATGTTGTAATCCTCTATCAGATTATAGCTGGCACTCATTTGACGTATCGTACCACTCATGGAGCAATTTTCCTGTAGTTATAAAAGAACGTATATATTATGTCTCAAACTTAACACCACAGAATAAGGGTATTTCGTGGCCAAAAAATTGCCGCTTTGTTAAAGAATTGCACACTTGTGCAATGTATGAAATAGAAGCCCCTGTAGTGTGCTATGGTGGTTAGCAACAATTGTAGTTGAACGCCCACATTTACCACAATGCTCAGCTCAGTAGAATGGGGTAGAATGAGAATTGCAGTTGAATACAGTACAATGGGTACAATAGAGCACGGTATAGAATGGGTAGCATATTCTAGAATTGCAGTACAATGGGTTAACTCTTTTAAGCACTCAACAATTAAAATTACCTGCTTATAACTATGGTACTAAAGTAAAATGTGTAAATGATTCTAACCTTTTCAAGAAGAGATTTGAGTGCCATCCTCAATCCACTCTGCGGCAACATATGCTTAAATTCCTCAAAGTCATTGGGTAGTTGAAGCACTGCAATGCCATTAATTAGGTTTTCTGTAAGTGCAAACAGATAATAATGTACTATAAAAGCTAAGAATATACCTAAGaagacactataataattattagtctacGAGTTGTACCTTTGAATGCAGAAACTACTGTTTCAGGAAAGCAGTTTTCCCTCAAGAGTCTCCCCACATCAGTTACAGACAACTTTTCCATCTCTTTCAAGGTTCTTTCAAGGTTTCTAAGTAACAAGTCTAGAGAATATTGCTCTAGGCTATatctagtgcgcatgcgctctAGATAAAACTGCATAAAATATCGAAATTGGTAACTATTATATTATAAATACAAGCGCACAAAGCAGTTAGCTCATCAGGTCTCTATAGATATATCTCTCCGTATTAATTATGGCTGACAACTGTGTAGTGACCTGTTGCATGTGTCTTTTTCAGTGCTATTCCCACAAGTCTCTGCTAAAGCACACTCTTGCTGttcatcaaaatgatccaagaTTTATGGTCAATTGTAGTGTATGTGGCAAGTCAGCAACAAAATGGGAGACTTTGAGGAAGCATTTACGAAAGCATGGTAAGTCAGCTAATGAGatcatacataataatagatCTAGCATTAAAACTACTACTATTTAATACATCTATAGTTTTGAATATTACATCTATAGTTTTGAAGTACTTCAACCattatttttttataattatatacagatgTTCAGATCGACGCAAGTGATCCAATTACAAGTGACCCAGAATCTTGTACaaccacaaaattaatgatgacgTTGACGACGATTCACTACCATCGGTTACATCGGTTCATCCCAAGTTTGACCGGGCCATGTTTCTTCTTCGCAGCACTAGCAGTTTAGCACTTAATTATTCAAGCATCGAACATCTTTGCGAATCAACACAGACACTAATGGAGCAAACTGCAGGACAAATGCAGCAGAAAATGTTGTGTTGTCTTCAAGAAAAAAGCATCACTGTGGATGAGGTCGTGAAGAAGATTGTCACAGAATGTTGCAATGTTGATGAAATGTTTAGCGGTTTGTCTTCACGAGCGTTAAGAGAGAAATACTACAAACAGCATCTCAATTATGTGGTAATTAACGTATTATTTTGTTATCAGTACAATGT
This is a stretch of genomic DNA from Halichondria panicea chromosome 1, odHalPani1.1, whole genome shotgun sequence. It encodes these proteins:
- the LOC135331004 gene encoding uncharacterized protein LOC135331004 isoform X1, translating into MQFYLERMRTRYSLEQYSLDLLLRNLERTLKEMEKLSVTDVGRLLRENCFPETVVSAFKENLINGIAVLQLPNDFEEFKHMLPQSGLRMALKSLLEKENCSMSGTIRQMSASYNLIEDYNMGDFEDEAVANYPLAMLPARSDEAAEPPAKKPRTEEYEVLAAPTKTLPTPCPLVLAAPTKTLPTPCPLPPVFSERVNRAIIAKQIYGKDKLALIREASLFYYGLCPNPKGNQYDEMAKVLCNSFEQLRNKIVIDGCYWHTVKQQVTMFFRNRRRRSVPSAIKPLKTEKAHLLQIIAAKPAEAAPGQDSVISVDECAYDRNHGRLCDQFTKKAPNNAAITQLIRETHQQRRKRIGDSGDKMSILLLTYPFFTRNQWVLLEFTLMCGEESISRIRDSWTKIVPTLLQMDGEVPTDSEETRSYKALLFIDTQLRPAGVASKAAAAFTLYQVGTDIEEVTAEKTFPEPRLAIFADKSMNGMQAFILGEGKVLFEVLGDSVIDSVISLFATYYAFYVSYPKPSPASGLLLFIQEVLMGVKETSVKKTVRYTHHS
- the LOC135331004 gene encoding uncharacterized protein LOC135331004 isoform X2, with the protein product MEKLSVTDVGRLLRENCFPETVVSAFKENLINGIAVLQLPNDFEEFKHMLPQSGLRMALKSLLEKENCSMSGTIRQMSASYNLIEDYNMGDFEDEAVANYPLAMLPARSDEAAEPPAKKPRTEEYEVLAAPTKTLPTPCPLVLAAPTKTLPTPCPLPPVFSERVNRAIIAKQIYGKDKLALIREASLFYYGLCPNPKGNQYDEMAKVLCNSFEQLRNKIVIDGCYWHTVKQQVTMFFRNRRRRSVPSAIKPLKTEKAHLLQIIAAKPAEAAPGQDSVISVDECAYDRNHGRLCDQFTKKAPNNAAITQLIRETHQQRRKRIGDSGDKMSILLLTYPFFTRNQWVLLEFTLMCGEESISRIRDSWTKIVPTLLQMDGEVPTDSEETRSYKALLFIDTQLRPAGVASKAAAAFTLYQVGTDIEEVTAEKTFPEPRLAIFADKSMNGMQAFILGEGKVLFEVLGDSVIDSVISLFATYYAFYVSYPKPSPASGLLLFIQEVLMGVKETSVKKTVRYTHHS